A single genomic interval of Spirosoma taeanense harbors:
- a CDS encoding DEAD/DEAH box helicase — protein sequence MSFSSLGLSEPLLRAVAEQQYAKPYPIQQEAIPVILVGRDVLGIAKTGSGKTASFVLPILELFHRTRSAKTKGVSVLVLVPTRELAAQVAEVFQTLGAALPKPVKTVAVFGGVSINPQMVAVHGADIVVATLGRLLELLSVNALRLSKVEILVLDEADKMLELGFAEEMDAIFDQLPTKRQTVLFSATLGDAIQDIRENLLRDPVKIEVEEEADNLDLITQTAYRVSAERKGPLLRYLIKSGKMQQVLVFVSSVRTADNLVVKLTKNGIRAGGIHSKKTQGGRTDALAAFKTGKLNVLVATDLIARGIDIQFLPYVINFELPRSPKDYVHRIGRTGRAEAAGQAISLITPDDEHHFRIIQKKMKKRVDLIETAEIDLSGF from the coding sequence ATGTCGTTTTCATCTCTCGGTCTGTCCGAGCCACTGCTGCGGGCCGTTGCGGAGCAGCAGTACGCCAAACCCTATCCCATTCAGCAGGAGGCTATTCCGGTTATTCTGGTGGGGCGCGATGTGCTGGGTATAGCCAAAACCGGGTCGGGTAAAACGGCCAGTTTCGTGCTGCCCATTCTTGAACTATTCCACCGCACCCGGTCGGCCAAAACGAAGGGTGTCAGCGTATTGGTGCTGGTGCCGACCCGCGAACTGGCTGCGCAGGTAGCCGAGGTGTTCCAGACGCTGGGCGCTGCGTTGCCCAAACCGGTAAAAACGGTGGCCGTGTTCGGCGGGGTGTCCATCAACCCGCAGATGGTGGCCGTTCACGGGGCCGATATTGTAGTGGCTACGCTGGGGCGGTTGCTCGAACTGCTATCGGTCAACGCGCTGCGGCTGTCGAAGGTTGAGATTCTGGTGCTCGACGAAGCCGACAAGATGCTCGAACTGGGCTTTGCCGAGGAAATGGACGCCATCTTCGACCAGTTGCCCACGAAGCGACAGACCGTCCTGTTCTCGGCCACGCTGGGCGACGCCATTCAGGACATTCGCGAAAACCTGCTGCGCGATCCGGTGAAGATCGAAGTCGAGGAAGAAGCCGACAATCTGGATTTGATTACGCAGACGGCCTATCGGGTCAGTGCCGAACGTAAAGGGCCGCTGTTACGCTACCTGATCAAATCGGGGAAGATGCAGCAGGTGCTGGTGTTTGTGTCGTCGGTCCGGACGGCCGACAATCTGGTGGTAAAACTCACCAAGAACGGCATTCGGGCGGGGGGCATTCACAGCAAAAAAACGCAGGGTGGCCGTACCGATGCGCTGGCCGCGTTCAAGACGGGCAAACTCAACGTCTTGGTGGCTACTGACCTGATTGCGCGGGGTATTGACATCCAGTTTCTTCCGTACGTCATTAATTTTGAACTGCCCCGCTCCCCGAAAGATTACGTACACCGCATTGGCCGGACGGGTCGAGCCGAAGCTGCCGGTCAGGCAATTTCGCTCATTACGCCCGACGATGAGCACCATTTCCGCATCATCCAGAAAAAGATGAAGAAGCGCGTTGACCTGATCGAAACGGCAGAGATCGACCTGAGCGGTTTCTGA
- a CDS encoding DinB family protein translates to MSMIEMLTKEMEQEANTTRRMLERIPDDKLDWQPHPKSMTIRQLATHIAELPSWVALALNTDGLDFATAPYEPTPIHNTADLLALQEQSLNEAKTALSQATDEQLEPMWTLRNGDEIYSHTTKGEVVRMSYSQIVHHRAQLGVDLRLLDIPIPGSYGPSADEPF, encoded by the coding sequence ATGTCCATGATTGAGATGCTGACGAAGGAAATGGAGCAGGAAGCCAACACCACCCGCCGAATGCTCGAACGGATTCCGGACGATAAACTCGACTGGCAGCCGCACCCGAAAAGCATGACTATCCGGCAACTGGCGACCCACATTGCCGAGCTGCCGAGCTGGGTTGCCCTGGCCCTGAACACCGACGGCCTCGACTTTGCTACTGCTCCCTACGAGCCAACCCCCATCCACAATACAGCCGACCTGCTCGCTTTGCAGGAGCAATCGCTGAACGAGGCAAAAACTGCCCTCAGCCAGGCTACCGACGAGCAGCTCGAACCCATGTGGACGCTACGTAATGGCGACGAGATTTACAGCCATACGACCAAAGGCGAGGTGGTCCGAATGAGTTACAGCCAGATTGTTCACCACCGGGCGCAACTGGGTGTAGACCTGCGCCTGCTGGATATTCCCATTCCCGGCAGCTACGGCCCCAGCGCCGACGAACCGTTTTAA
- a CDS encoding DinB family protein codes for MQNLQPGPVTGPVTESERLYAIDALKTTQANLHQSLVGLSAEQLTFKPLPDRWSIAECVEHIALVEKGIFRAVQASMNAPADADRRSQIRVSDVDVIKAVRSRVVTMAAPTPFVPTGRYGDAAGALQVFDEQRQAAIRYVETEQADLRLHFFEHPALGTLDAFQAVLLLASHAERHRKQIEEIKASPGFPQ; via the coding sequence ATGCAGAATTTACAGCCCGGCCCCGTAACGGGTCCCGTCACCGAGTCTGAACGTCTCTACGCAATTGACGCGCTCAAAACGACGCAGGCCAACCTGCACCAGTCGCTGGTGGGGCTGTCGGCGGAGCAGCTTACGTTCAAACCCCTCCCCGATCGCTGGTCCATCGCCGAGTGCGTAGAACATATTGCGCTGGTGGAGAAAGGCATTTTCCGGGCGGTGCAGGCCAGCATGAATGCTCCCGCCGATGCCGACAGGCGCAGCCAGATTCGGGTATCGGATGTTGACGTGATCAAGGCAGTACGCAGCCGGGTTGTTACCATGGCCGCGCCAACGCCCTTTGTTCCAACAGGCCGCTATGGCGATGCCGCCGGGGCCCTGCAGGTCTTTGATGAGCAGCGTCAGGCCGCCATCCGTTACGTAGAGACTGAGCAGGCCGATCTGCGCCTGCACTTTTTCGAGCACCCGGCGCTCGGCACTTTAGATGCTTTTCAGGCGGTTCTCCTGCTGGCTTCCCATGCCGAGCGGCACCGCAAACAGATCGAAGAAATCAAGGCCAGCCCCGGCTTTCCGCAATAA
- a CDS encoding COR domain-containing protein, translating into MSYNIALTRIHQAVEAKSYSLDLSSLNLRDVPSEISELTNLVELDLSHNSLTILPKEINQLLNLNYLNLSNNIFNHISGIGFEFPCPLQLKYLDLSRNNLSKIPSDIFNLDLNSLEDIDLTDNPALNGIPESIIKEGISAIEAFFDELQISKYTDSLLEAKLIFVGQGEVGKTSLMKKLIDNYFRLVVGDELTTHGIIIKEWDINIPLTTEEAIHYHFISPYKYEDDIDCSDYYQDENRWEYEEESNNNGLYKISAKLNIWDFGGQEIYYSTHQFFLTKRSIYVFVWDARKEEEYRGFEYWFNTINVLSESSPVIIVMNKSDVRVKHIDKSILTKKFPNIKAFHETSCLTGNGIYELKNSIIKTFTSLPHFGERLPKVWVDIRKRLSHLETNFITYEEYLAICNTYNILPNRANFLSDYFHDLGDILHFQNDPILRNIVILNPEWATNAFYSLIDNRIIQENYGRFSLNQLSTIWDINQYPNKIHIELVKLMERFEMCFNLLGSYDYIIPELLQAQSDYDFRPKYIKPDLKFEYEFKFMPAGLIPRFICRNYINIEKGSFWKNGLVYKFDDSSALVINDLLDKKIKIFVQGEDNDIVLGIIRKEFNEIFSSLKLSKENDYSEMVPCICDECSPNPNPYFYPYDVLKKFIRKGKKTITCQNSTDEVNVNSLLKGYDRFRTNDRILDNIIIACSQLQGMQKSIFANEDSRNGFIANVLNNKGITAKDQTKWGKSPSKKSQGEIDIKIENKNGLTISIFEGLNLTYLDRNKIHSHIEKIFNYDTNGLESNYIVVYVDNSDFSNIWLKYQEAAVMAKCKFPLTGTFEDLSDSYSYGAHFKVGRTNYDVNGQSNSVYHLFLDLS; encoded by the coding sequence ATGAGTTATAATATTGCTTTAACACGTATTCATCAAGCTGTAGAAGCAAAATCCTATTCTTTAGACTTAAGCTCTTTAAACCTAAGAGATGTACCATCTGAGATATCTGAGTTAACAAATTTGGTTGAACTTGATTTAAGCCATAATAGCTTAACAATTTTACCAAAAGAAATAAATCAATTATTAAACCTTAATTATTTAAATCTTAGTAATAATATATTTAATCATATTAGTGGTATAGGCTTTGAATTCCCATGCCCGCTACAGCTAAAATACCTAGATTTATCGCGAAACAATCTTTCTAAAATACCTAGTGATATTTTCAATTTAGACCTAAATTCTCTTGAGGATATTGACTTAACTGACAATCCAGCGTTAAATGGTATACCTGAGAGTATTATAAAAGAAGGAATCTCAGCAATTGAAGCCTTTTTTGATGAATTACAAATCTCAAAATACACAGACAGTCTGTTAGAAGCTAAGTTAATATTTGTAGGACAAGGTGAAGTAGGAAAAACTTCACTAATGAAGAAATTAATTGATAATTATTTCAGATTGGTTGTAGGAGATGAGCTAACAACTCACGGTATTATTATTAAAGAATGGGATATAAATATACCTTTAACAACAGAAGAAGCGATTCATTATCATTTTATATCTCCTTATAAATATGAGGATGATATAGATTGTTCTGATTATTACCAGGATGAGAATAGATGGGAATACGAAGAAGAAAGCAATAACAATGGTTTATATAAAATTAGTGCAAAGCTAAATATCTGGGACTTTGGCGGTCAAGAAATATATTATTCTACTCATCAATTTTTCCTAACAAAGCGATCAATTTATGTATTTGTTTGGGATGCAAGGAAAGAAGAAGAGTATAGAGGTTTCGAATACTGGTTTAATACTATTAATGTTTTAAGTGAGAGTAGCCCAGTTATAATAGTAATGAATAAATCAGATGTAAGAGTCAAACATATAGATAAAAGTATATTAACAAAAAAATTTCCTAACATAAAAGCTTTTCATGAAACCAGTTGTTTAACCGGCAATGGCATCTACGAGTTAAAAAATAGTATTATAAAAACATTTACTTCATTACCTCATTTTGGAGAAAGATTACCAAAGGTTTGGGTTGATATTCGGAAACGGCTTTCACATTTAGAAACAAATTTTATAACATATGAAGAATATTTAGCTATATGTAATACCTATAATATTTTACCAAATAGAGCTAACTTTTTGAGCGATTACTTTCATGATTTAGGTGATATATTACATTTTCAAAATGATCCTATCTTAAGAAATATAGTGATATTAAACCCAGAATGGGCAACAAATGCTTTCTACAGCCTAATTGATAACAGAATAATACAAGAGAACTACGGTCGCTTTTCTTTAAATCAGCTCAGTACTATTTGGGATATAAACCAATATCCTAATAAAATACATATAGAGCTAGTTAAATTAATGGAACGTTTTGAAATGTGCTTTAATTTACTAGGGTCTTACGACTACATTATTCCTGAATTATTACAAGCGCAAAGTGATTATGATTTTAGGCCCAAGTACATTAAACCAGATCTGAAATTTGAATACGAGTTTAAGTTTATGCCTGCAGGATTAATTCCAAGATTTATTTGCAGAAATTATATCAATATAGAAAAGGGTTCATTTTGGAAAAATGGTTTAGTCTACAAATTTGATGATTCATCAGCTTTAGTAATCAATGACCTACTAGATAAAAAAATAAAAATATTTGTTCAAGGCGAAGACAACGATATAGTTCTTGGGATAATTAGAAAAGAATTTAATGAGATATTCTCATCTCTTAAGCTGAGTAAAGAAAATGATTATTCCGAGATGGTACCTTGTATTTGTGATGAATGTTCACCTAATCCAAATCCTTATTTTTACCCTTATGATGTTTTAAAGAAATTTATTAGAAAAGGCAAGAAGACAATTACTTGCCAAAACAGTACAGACGAAGTTAATGTTAATTCCTTGCTTAAGGGGTACGATAGATTCAGAACAAATGATAGGATACTTGACAATATAATTATTGCATGTTCACAATTGCAAGGTATGCAAAAAAGCATATTTGCGAATGAAGATAGCAGAAACGGCTTTATAGCAAATGTACTAAATAATAAAGGAATAACCGCTAAAGACCAAACAAAATGGGGAAAATCCCCGTCTAAAAAATCTCAAGGAGAAATAGATATTAAAATTGAGAACAAGAATGGACTTACTATTAGTATTTTTGAAGGTTTAAACCTTACTTATTTAGATAGAAATAAGATACATTCACATATAGAAAAAATTTTCAACTATGACACTAATGGTTTGGAGAGTAATTACATAGTTGTATATGTCGACAACTCTGATTTTTCTAATATATGGCTTAAGTATCAAGAAGCGGCTGTAATGGCTAAATGTAAGTTTCCATTAACAGGAACTTTTGAAGATCTGTCAGATTCTTATTCATATGGAGCTCATTTTAAAGTGGGTCGAACAAATTACGATGTAAATGGCCAATCTAATTCGGTATATCACTTATTTCTTGACTTAAGTTGA